In one window of Engraulis encrasicolus isolate BLACKSEA-1 unplaced genomic scaffold, IST_EnEncr_1.0 scaffold_287_np1212, whole genome shotgun sequence DNA:
- the LOC134443085 gene encoding uncharacterized protein LOC134443085: protein MSHLSEEDASGPDRQDQGPCSLASSTHSEVRDINFGNEDKNRSLIECLRKECRQKGRGPPEIYQLETVKENVKGDPMVRRWTFGERDDSKKNRTIVLVGETGTGKTTLINSLVNYFLGVKKEDNIWFEISDEKEGDPTTSKTTHLTVYEIFIEQLNISFSILDTPGFGDTDGLIGDEMIAKRLHTLLSSYDGIYCVDAIGIVVKSTETVLTDRKHYIYDSVQSLFGKNIKDNIVMFITHAEDMSHIRVFATTEKAKVPVPKNEQNQPHHFLYDNFQSDRRQAKQKETYNSKWDLGEKSTHELLDHLKGLKTQSLKITEKVLSDRMKLNENVQDIRKNIAENKDKLSQLEEAENDLHELEDSQVFRETVTESYKEKVDIPEGSWWTTYDATCCPVCEETCHDECWGISGVKGCKVMENGRCTKCTGLCPSQQHVKERKKYVWRTRDVLQNNKEYYKEHKAKSDMKKQKEDEVRVNEEALSTFLDEAYKNITDLKLNALKDGSAVTYVHVKFLTEIMKETGNTERVGELQQWLQMMEKDETTQKAVRYQDKQKALKS from the exons AGGGCCTTGTTCTTTAGCTAGCAGTACACACTCAGAGGTTCGGGATATTAACTTTGGAAATGAAGATAAAAACAG GTCTCTCATTGAATGCCTGAGGAAGGAATGTCGTCAGAAAGGCCGAGGACCACCAGAAATATACCAGCTTGAAACAGTGAAagaaaatgttaaaggtgatCCGATGGTGAGAAGATggacatttggggagagagatgaCAGTAAAAAGAACAGAACCATCGTGCTGGTAGGGGAAACAGGAACAGGGAAAACAACTCTCATCAACAGCTTAGTGAATTACTTCTTGGGTGTAAAAAAGGAAGACAATATCTGGTTTGAGATTTCAGATGAAAAAGAAGGTGACCCGACTACATCTAAAACAACACATCTTACTGTTTATGAGATTTTCATTGAACAATTGAATATATCCTTTTCAATTTTAGATACACCTGGTTTTGGAGACACAGATGGTTTGATAGGTGACGAGATGATTGCTAAAAGGCTTCACACGTTGTTGTCCTCTTATGATGGAATCTACTGTGTCGATGCCATTGGTATAGTTGTGAAATCCACTGAGACTGTGCTTACTGATAGGAAGCACTATATATATGATTCAGTTCAGTCTTTATTTGGAAAAAACATCAAGGACAACATAGTGATGTTTATAACACACGCAGAAGACATGAGTCATATCCGTGTTTTTGCAACCACTGAAAAAGCAAAAGTGCCTGTTCCTAAAAATGAACAGAACCAACCCCATCATTTTCTTTATGACAATTTTCAGTCAGACAGAAGACAAGCAAAACAGAAGGAGACTTACAATTCAAAGTGGGACTTGGGGGAAAAAAGCACACATGAGTTGTTGGATCATTTGAAGGGATTGAAAACACAATCTCTGAAGATCACTGAAAAGGTTCTGAGCGATCGTATGAAGCTTAATGAAAATGTCCAAGACATTAGGAAAAACATAGCTGAGAATAAGGATAAACTATCCCAGCTAGAGGAGGCAGAAAATGACTTGCATGAGCTGGAGGACAGCCAAGTATTTAGAGAGACAGTTACAGAAAGCTACAAAGAGAAAGTTGATATTCCAGAAGGGTCCTGGTGGACAACATATGACGCAACATGTTGCCCAGTCTGTGAAGAGACCTGCCATGATGAGTGCTGGGGCATTTCTGGTGTCAAGGGGTGTAAGGTTATGGAAAATGGCCGTTGCACCAAGTGCACAGGTCTTTGTCCCTCTCAGCAGCATGTGAAAGAGCGGAAAAAGTATGTCTGGAGAACCAGAGATGTCTTACAAAATAACAAGGAATATTACAAAGAACATAAGGCTAAATCTGAtatgaaaaaacaaaaagaggatGAAGTCAGGGTAAACGAGGAAGCTCTATCAACATTTCTGGATGAGGCTTACAAGAATATAACTGATCTGAAGCTAAATGCTTTGAAAGATGGCTCAGCAGTCACCTACGTTCATGTTAAATTTCTGACTGAGATTATGAAGGAGACAGGAAACACAGAAAGAGTTGGGGAACTACAGCAGTGGTTACAAATGATGGAAAAAGATGAAACTACCCAGAAAGCGGTTAGATACCAAGACAAACAGAAAGCATTGAAATCTTAG